The DNA region TCCCTGCTTTCAACACCCCGATGCTGGGGATGCCAGAGCGGAAGTCCCAGCTTAGTCCCAGGAATTAGGTGTGTCTTTGAGGCAGTTCTTTCTCATCTCTGGCtcacagtttcctcatctttcacATGGGAGGGCCGGGAGGAGGGACCTGAGCTCCCACAGAGCTGGTGGATCCACTAGTCAGTGGAGTTTCTGTTTGGGTCCTGTGGGATGCCAACCTCAGCCTCTTCTCTTCCACCAAATGCAGGAGCCGTTATCAGGGGCTACATGGATGGAGATTCCACCCAGATGAAAACTAGGCTGGGGTCCCTGAGTGAAGGACATCTGCTCTGGCCCATGAATAGACCAAAATGAAGCCTTGCTTCATCCGTCCCCACTGCCGCGCCAGCCCAGGCAGAGGGCAGTCCTGCCAGATGTCACTGCAAGTGACTCACAAAGGTGGGGTGGCCTCTCTCCCCACAGGGACCCAAAAGGGGagcctgaggctggcctccttcGCCTGCCAGCCTGGGCCAGCTTCTCTGGCAGGAAGCTCCGACCCCAACCCTAATGCTGTCTCCCTTCCTAGGAATCCAGAGTGAGCAAAGCCCCCGTGCCAGGCAGAACTAACTTCCGTCCCTGCCTAAGACGTTGCTGGAACTCTGAGACTGTGGAGAGCCAGGAAAGTGGGGACCTGACTCATGCTTCACCCTGAATACTGTCGGCCAAATTCAGAAACTGTAAGggtaaaaacaactttatctggGGTCTTAGGAGTTCAGGTCGGCAGACCTGAGTTGAGAGCTGTTCGTCAGAGGCACAGGTTCACAGAGCTGATGTCAGGGTTCTGAGGAAGGCAGGGAGTTGGGGACGGAAGGGCTGGCGGTGCTCCTGTGTTACAAAGTGGTGAAGCCCCTTGTAGAAAACTTCTATTAAGTGCTAAGAAACGACGGGGGCTACATGACCAAAGAAGGTAACAAAAGGGTATGTGCTTGGTAACAAAGTCCATCAAGCAAGAGTCTGAATCTTTTGCTGTGCATCTTGAGTCTCCGGGCACAATGTTATTACCTGGTCTTTCCCAATATATACTCCAGATGTCTGAGGTCACAGGGTGGAGGTGACCAGCTCTCACAGCTCCAGGTGGCAGTTTGAGACCTGCATAAGTTCCGCTGCCTCCTAAGTCCACTCTCTCAACATTGCTTCCATCGCCATTCCCCCTTTATTTCCCAACACAGGTAGGATCAATGCAGCTCAGAGAGGGATCCCGAGACTTGCCATGACCACAGCCAAGTCAGGGATACAGGCAGGACTGGGTCCAAGTCCCCCCACCTGTAGAATCTGGGCCACCCTGCCTTTAGTTCTTGCACAAGCAcccctggccctgggcctgggcagagggaggagccAGGGTGAGGGAGACCCATGTGACATCATCCACCCCCATGTGACATCATCCTCCCTTGGCTCAGCTGCTTTGGCCTCCTGGGGTTGCAGGTGCTAATTTGGGAGCCGCTGGGCCCTGACCTTATTGAGTGCCAGCAGCAGAAACATGGGGCTCTGGAGCTTCCTCCTGGTGGCTCTCCTGGCTCTGGGGACTCAGCTGCCTGCTGCCTCTGGCTGGAAGAAGGGAGGTGAGGTGGTTAGATCCCTATTCTCTAGGTCCTGGGTGGTTTCTGCCTCTCTGGGAGAGTAAGGCTTGGTTTGGGGGAGGGCAGGCGATgccgggtgtgtgtgtgtgtgtgtgtgtgtgtgtgtgtgtgtgtgtgtgtggttctgggagGCTGCATTTTCATTTGTGCATTTTTGGCGCGTGTCTGTGTATCTCGGCTGGTTTCTCGTGCTTGTCAGTGCCATCTACGCATCTGAGGATGTACCACAGCGCGCCCATGTCCGCGCGTGTTCACTGTAGAACAGCTGCATCGAGTGTGTCTGAGCTGGGTCACCTCTTTGGGGAGGAACCCTTCCAAGTCTGCCACTCTGCGAGTCTTTTCTGCCCTCTCTCCCAGCTCCATCTGTAGAAGGGCTTGAGAGTTAAACAGGGAACGTGGCTCGTGGGATCTGGGGTATGTTGGGAGGAACCTCTGCCGctgcctctcttctccctcctgcaCCTCCCATGCCCACTGGCACCCCAGATgaggccggggctggggctgccTGTTGAcaggggagggaggtgagggtGCTGGAGCGGCTGGACTGGTGCCTCCTGATCTGGGTGAGGCACTGCTCCCTTCTAGTGGAATATAGGTGACCTACATTCACCTGGGCAGCCCTGGCCCTGCCTTTGGGGGAGGGGACAGTGATGAGGACAGGTCCCCTCCTGCAGGGGCTCTGGGAGCAATTGCCTGCGtccactctgctctctctagcctAGATTATGCCTTCCTTGGAGGCACAGGTCCCTGGCGGGGGAGGGAGCTGATGTGGGGAGGGGGGTGCCCAGAGTCCTTGGGTcgaggaaggaaggaggctggGGGCTCCAAGGCCAGTCCGTCCACTGTGGTCCACGGCCCTCACCACACACCTCCTCTGCAGTGTGCGAGGTGGCACTACACTGATTCCCgttttgcagaggaggaaaccaaAGCACAGCGGGAAACCACTTGCCCAAGGTCCAAGACTCTTTGTATCAAAGGTGACCTCTGAGTGAGGTCGGGGAGGTCAGAAACGCTCACCTGCTGACTCCTGTGAAACCGGCTCGTGCCTCGCTCTCAGGAGCACTTGGTGCCTTGAAGAGGGTCAGGTACACAGTACGAGCAGCATAACTGGGTGAtttggaggaggggctgggggtacCAGGAGGACATGTCCTGATACCTCACCGAGCTGCTAAGAGTGGGAGCTGGCACCAGCAGAGCCCGGGCCAGCTCCAGGCCTCTGGGTGTGGCCATGTGTGATGCGCATGTCTCATCCTTCCCTGGCTCCTCTCCAGGAGACCTCTGCCCCCCTCTCAGTGGACTTCAGACAGTGGAGGACGGTGGCAGGGGTGAGGGACGGGAACCTCAGCTTGACGTCCGTGGAAGCCTGGCTGCCTCTGCTTAGGGGAGCCCCTGGCCCTCACTCAACTGTCTGGATGTCTCTGATCCAAAAGCTGGGCGCTCTCCCTGTGGACAGTAAACGCCTAGTTAAATGTTTTTAGTGGTTATGTGGTGCCGGGAACATCTGGGTCTATAGTTCCATACGTGTGATCGTGAATAGATGTCTGTGGGTGTGTATGTCACTGTGCTCGCATGCATGCGTGTGCTGTATAGTTACCTGCATAACTGTGCATTATGAGTCtttctatatatatgtgtgtgtgtgtgtggacatatATGTGACAGTATGTTTATAAATCTGACTGTGTATGTCCCATTTCAAATGTACATGTGTGACTGCCtgcatttatatatgtgtgtgtattaatatTAAACTATCTTGTGCAcgtctgaatgtgtgtgtgtgcatgtgttagGTTGAACCACATAATGTGCTATTTTTGGTAGATCAAAAAAAATTTGAGTATGCGCAATCCCAGATGGCTAAGCCTACGGCCAATTGTGTATGTAGATCTAAGTGCTTGCACACTGGGCTGTGTATCTACACGAGTGTGGGAACACATCTGTTGACTTGTGTGCTGCTGGCTGAGTCTATGCTCCCACAGTGGACGCATCTGGATGACCACCTGCATCGTCACGTTGTTGTCAGAGTGCGCATGTGTGAACGGGAAGGTCAGGAAGGCAGAGCCTCTGTGGCCGCCCAGAACTGCCACCTGTCTGTGCCCTCCGGAATTTAAGGCCCAGCTCACACGGTGGCTGTCATAGTTCTTCCCATTTGAGATGCCAGCTCTCAGCCCCCTCCCTATCAGTCTGTTCCTGCACCCACCCTGGCCCCCCTCAGAGGCTCTGTGGCCTCTGTCCCCTGACCTACCTGCCCGCTCCCCACTCCTGCTTTCCTGCTCTGAGTTCCCTTTGGCCTGAGCACCTCCAGCCTGGGCTTGTGAGTTAAGGCTGAACCCTGGCACCTCAGACAGTCTCCAGGGCCCCTTGGgtgcccctctcccctccccctgcccacccACCACCAAGAGAAGCTAATCAGAGCAGGGACTCCTTCCCAGGCTCAGCCACCCTTGCTCCAGCAGGGGGCAGCAATTCGATTTACAGGAACTCAGTCTAAGGAGGCATGAAGCTGATTTTGAGCACTCACTGTGTGAGAGGCTACCTACTATGTGCGGCCAACACCCAGGCAGGTCAGAGGGGGAAGGGTGACCCAGGTGACAGAGCCTTGAATCCAGTGCTGTGGGAGCTCCGGAACCTTTTCTCTGATGCTCGATTGGGTTGAAGACCTGGGTCCAGCCCCATCCCTAGGGCTCAAAAGCATCCAGAGCAGGCCCCAGAGATCAGAGGGAACTGGCCGCAGGAGTCCTGGCCCAGGATTGTGTGGGTCTGGGCCAGTCACTGTCCCTTTCAGACCTTGGTTTCCTCTACCCAGTGGAGGAAGGTACTGATCTCCAGCCTTCTGTGTGAAACCTGGAAACAGCCAGAAATATCCCAGAAGAGGGGTGAGGTAAACTCCAGGACCCCACATCCCACAGCCACCTGGAGGGGCACCTCCAAGACACTTAATACCTCTGGACCCTGAAGCCACGCCACCTGCCACAGCGACAAGCACGTAATGCAGATGTGGCCATGGTGGCCATGTGACAATGCAGCAGGCTGGCAACAGCCTACGTGCGAGACACCGGGTTCCCTTCAAGTCCTTTCTTTCAAACAGTCACTGAGCCCCTAGTGTTGTGCACCAAACGCTGTGCCAGAGCTCACAGGGAGCACAGCAGGGCAGGCAGGTGACAAGTCCCACTGCCTCCAGCTGATGAGAGGCACAGAGTCCGGGTGGGGCTGGAGAAGCAAGGTCTTCTGAGGATGAAGTGTTTCAGAGATTAATGAGTTGACCAGGTGCTCTGAGTGGAGGGGACAGCACCAGGCAAAGGTGCAGCCGCAGCAAGAGCCGTGCAGACAGAAGGAGCCTGGAGCCCATCAGGGGCCACTGAGTGGCAGAGCAAGgggggtgcacgcctgtaatcccagcaacctgggaggccgaggcaggaggattgaaagtttgaggtcagcctcagcaacatagcaagaccatctcaaaacaaaaaggggtggggatgaggctcagaggtaaagtatctctggttcaatccccagtactatccccagccctcagggggaaaaaaaaaaaagtggtagagGATGAGGCCAGAGAGAAGAGAGGCTAGCCTAGCCATAACTTTATTGGACAAAGTGGAGACTTTTAACTGtcttattttccctattttttatGCTGCCTGGATCTCCAACCAGCCCTGGGAGAAAAatagtgattaaaaataaatcaataaacttCTCAAAGGACGGGCAAGGAGTAGGGGACACCAAATTCAGATGCGATTTCCAGGTCAGCACTTGTTACATAACCTGAGCTGCCTCCAGCTGCAAGATGTGGGTGTTCTCTTACAGAGAAGTGGGGGAGCTGCCCGCCTGATGATGAGCCCTGCCTCCTGTCAGTGCCCGATCAGTGCGCTGGTGACAGCCAGTGTCCTTCAACCAAGAAGTGCTGCTACCGAGCTTGCTTCCGCCAGTGTGTCCCCAGGGTCTCAGGTCAGTGGCCCCTCCGCCTTGCTGAGCACcaacccccagccccaggtgggCTCCGCAGGCTCACCCCGGCCCCTGTGTTGCAGTGAAGCTGGGGAGCTGCCCCGAGGACCGGCTGCACTGCCTCAGCCCCACCAGGCACATGTGCAGCCAAGACTCCGACTGCATGGGCAGGAAGCGGTGCTGCCGCGGCGCCTGTGGCCGGGACTGCAGAGACCCCGTCAGAGGTGCGGCTCCTGGGGACCTGAGGCAGGGCCTTCCCTCTGCCAGCCCAGCTCCGAGGTTTCCTTCCAGTTCAGCAAGTTGAACCCGAGACCTCCCCAGAAGCCAGGGCCTCTGCGGCCAGAACTGGGGAAGtggatggggcaggaggagccctGTTAGTGTAGCAGAGGAACTGGGGACCCTGGGTTCTCTTCCTGAACTTGCCGCTTCGCATGGACCACATCCTGAAATGGCTCTGGACTCCAGTTTGGCCTTTGGAAGGGGACCGGGCGCGTCCTGCCTTAGTTATAACCAGGGCTGGGCTGGTAGGGTGTGGATGTGGGGACAGAAGCCAACGCTCAGAGCTCTGTCATGGACCTTGCGGGTtaccccttcttcctctctcctcaggCTGATTCTGGCTGAAGACCTACAGTTCTGCAACTCGGGTGGAGTTCCTGGGGACCGGCACCCACAGCGACATCCCTCCTGGAGGCAGTTTCAATCTTCTGATTAACTGACCTGCTGTCACCGCCCTGCAACCCGTGGCCTCTGGCTTGTCCCCCTGGATGCCAAGGTCCACAGCCTGAAGGTCCACACCAGTCGCAAGCACTCCTCTTCATCTCCCTAGCACCCGCAGCCACTGCCACACTGAGCTCCTCGTGTCTCTGCACGTTCTGTTTCCTCCACCGAAACGCCCAGCTCCGGCAGGCCTGAGCCCACCTGCAGCCTCCAGATGAAGTCCTCGCAGGATTTCCCAAACGTTGGTCCATTCACATATCTTTTCCCAATTCTTGCCACACCTGCAAACCAGCACGGTGACGTCTCACATGCTGCCTCTACCGTGGACCTCACGTCTTCTTTAAATGACCCACTTTCAACTTATTTCAAGAGAAAACTCGATATCACTGCTGTAAATGAGAGGCGCAAGATTACTGGCCACAACTCGAATGTAATTGTGAAAACAAATGCAATGAAAATAGTTCAGGTCCATTAAATTAAATCGTGTCCAATAAATCAGATTATTAAACTCGAGCTAGACACGGCCACCCGCCAAGACTGAACGGGAAGCCTGCTCCCTGTCTCTGTTTTAATAAATGGAGATCGGCAAGGGTTAAAGAGAAAGATGCAGAACTCTAACTGAGACAGCTCCCTGGTGTAATCAGGATGGAAAGAGCAGCACGGTCCCACTCCAAGCCACTGTGGTGCAGTGTGGCGTCCAAGTGCTCATTAAGGTCATTGTGGATTGCCCCATGTTCAGGGGAGTGTCGCCGGAGCAGCTGGGACGCCAGCTTTATGGTGGCCCTGTCCTCAACCCTGGGCTGGGCTTCCCTGGGGCTGGTCTGGGGTCAGGGCCTCCTGAGGGTTTCTCGTAGGGAGCAGGGTCAGTGCGGGGATGACCAGAACATCCCTGAACCCAGACAGTTGGCTTCTGACTGTCTCCCCCCAGGACTTGCCTTGGGAAGGGACAGAGGCAGGCACACTCTCCTGCTGTCTCTGCCGGGCCTCCTCTGCATCCCGCCAGGCTCAGGAGTTGGCTGGTCAACTGTGAGGTGACCCTGGGGATCCTGGCTCTTCTTTCCCTGTTCTCTTGACCTTGAGGTTGAGTCCAGGTGAGCGTCCACCACTCCGGGGCTTCTGATGGTGCTGCTGGAAGGCGGAGAGACCTGCCCCTCCTCATTGCCACCGTCCTTCTCCAGTGCCTGAATTAGTGACTGCAGGCTGCAAATGCTAATTCTATGGACCAGGGCGAGGTCTGGGAGGAGCAAAGAGAGCTCTCTGGGAGTCCCTGATTCCATGCGACCTCCGATATTTCTCCACCTCCCTCTGAGCCTTGATTTCCTCCTCGGTAACCTCAGGGAGTTCACGCAGATGACATGCAGATGACACACTTGCCCACAACTGCCCCTTCCCTCCCACGGCTTCCCTGGAGGGGGAGTGGACGTCCCTGTCCCAGCGATCTGGGGATTGATAGGAGTGCGTTTGCCTAAGGGGATGGGGTGGAAATGGCAGCCCCCCGGTTTCAGGACGAGGCAGTGTCCTTCTTAGAACTCCTACTCTCTGCCATGAGAAGAGCTCACCCAGAAGCCACGGGTCTCGACAGCAGAGACACATGGGCAGGCCTGAAGGTGAACAGACCCAGCCAAGCCTCAAACTTGCACGAGACAGATAAATATTCGTGGTGGGAAGCTGTGGGGGTTCAGGGCCTGCCCGTGATAGATCCACTGCAGTAAGAGCCTAATGCCGACACCAGTTATTAGTGCCCAGTGAATGGCCACCTTGTGCCTCCCACTTTAAATtgtcctttcattcattcatcccgTAACCTGAGGAAGGTGGGCATCGTTATTCCTATTTGACAATGAAGAAGCTGCAGCTTTGAGacaagtgacttgcccaagaccCCCAGCTGAGAAGTGGATTAAACTGCCCCATGTTCCTTTTTGCAGCGCACCCACCCGGTACCAGGTGTCCTTTGATCATCTCATTGAATCCTCACAGGCAGGATGTTCTGTTTCCTCCCATTTCACGtatgaggaagactgaggcacaaagagaTTGATTGGGTCAAGGTCAGAGCCAAACAGTCTGCCCCCAAACCTTGCAGCCTTATTAACTATACTAATTACAGCAGGTCTTTGGAGAGTCCCTCCAACTTTAGTAACCCAGCTTTtacatctgaaaaatggggatcACAAAGCAGGTGAAATGAGCAGGCTCCAATCTGGACAGCAGGGACCCAGGCCTATGGGCACACTGACTTAttgctttgctttctttcctgaaGGTGATGGGGAGGAGAATTCAGGGGCCCCAACAGGACTCTTGTAGGGGAACTAGCTAAGCCTTGGCTGCGAAGAGCCCCCTGGCTGTCCTGGGACCCTGAGTCCTGCCTGGGGAGTGTCAGGAAGAGGCAAGTCACAGGCTGTGAGGAT from Ictidomys tridecemlineatus isolate mIctTri1 chromosome 5, mIctTri1.hap1, whole genome shotgun sequence includes:
- the LOC101960669 gene encoding WAP four-disulfide core domain protein 5, with the protein product MGLWSFLLVALLALGTQLPAASGWKKGEKWGSCPPDDEPCLLSVPDQCAGDSQCPSTKKCCYRACFRQCVPRVSVKLGSCPEDRLHCLSPTRHMCSQDSDCMGRKRCCRGACGRDCRDPVRG